A window of the Dongshaea marina genome harbors these coding sequences:
- a CDS encoding GNAT family N-acetyltransferase has translation MEIEIHPATDLEFAESLTHSNMQAYYRRHGHLWDPQIFRQSWQEFENYQISHQRQPIGMVRLSFSETACHLRDLQIAPSWQGMGAGTQALDWAQKQCLSRGYLSLKLRVFQDNPALRLYQRHGFAKIKREGQLFLMEKILTQALPFSRTIAQADSTT, from the coding sequence ATGGAAATTGAGATCCACCCCGCCACCGATCTGGAGTTTGCTGAGTCCTTAACCCACAGCAATATGCAGGCTTACTACCGAAGACATGGCCACCTGTGGGACCCACAGATCTTCCGTCAAAGCTGGCAAGAGTTTGAGAATTACCAGATCAGTCACCAGCGTCAGCCCATTGGTATGGTTCGCCTGAGCTTTAGTGAAACCGCCTGCCACCTAAGGGATCTTCAAATTGCTCCATCCTGGCAAGGGATGGGCGCCGGGACTCAGGCACTGGATTGGGCTCAGAAGCAATGCCTCAGTAGAGGCTATCTGAGCCTGAAACTTAGGGTATTTCAGGATAATCCAGCCCTGAGGCTCTACCAGAGGCATGGCTTTGCCAAGATAAAACGTGAGGGACAGCTTTTTTTAATGGAAAAAATATTAACTCAGGCGCTCCCCTTCTCGCGGACTATTGCACAGGCTGACTCAACCACTTGA